Genomic window (Pseudothauera hydrothermalis):
GTCAATGCCTCGCTGTACAAGGGGCGCCCGTATGCGGGTTTGATCGAAAAACAAAGTCGTAAGGCAGGGCGCAACAACGCCGGGCGGATCACGGTCCGGCATCAAGGTGGCGGCCATAAACAGCACTATCGTCTGATCGACTTTCGTCGCAACAAGGATGGCATCGTTGCCAAGGTCGAACGGATCGAGTATGACCCGAACCGTTCCGCCAACATTGCCTTGTTGTGTTACGCCGATGGCGAGCGCCGTTACATCATCGCGCCCAAGGGGCTGGAAGTCGGTCAAACGGTGGTGAGCGGCTCGGAGGCTCCGATCAAGCCGGGCAATGCGCTGCCCATTCGCAATATTCCGGTGGGCTCGACTATCCATTGCGTCGAAATGTTTCCCGGCAAAGGCGCCCAGCTGGCTCGCGCCGCTGGCACCTCTGTTCAGCTGCTCGCCCGTGAAGGCGTCTATGCGCAACTGCGGCTGCGTTCCGGCGAAATCCGCCGGGTGCATGTCGAATGTCGTGCCACCATCGGTGAAGTCGGTAACGAAGAGCACAGTCTGCGCAAGATCGGCAAGGCCGGGGCGAATCGCTGGCGCGGTATCCGCCCGACGGTGCGCGGTGTGGCGATGAACCCGATCGACCACCCCCACGGTGGTGGTGAGGGTCGTACCGGTGAGGGCGGTGTGCCGCGCAGCCCGTGGGGGCAGCCGACCAAGGGGTATCGTACGCGTCGCAACAAGCGCACCGACACCATGATCGTGCAGCGTCGGCATAAGCGTTAAGGGGTAAAAGATGGCACGTTCAATCAAGAAAGGCCCGTTCGTCGACGCCCATCTGCTGAAAAAGGTAGATGCTGCGCGCAGCAGCAACGACAAGCGTCCGATCAAAACCTGGTCTCGCCGTTCGACGATTCTTCCTGATTTTGTCGGTCTGACGATTGCTGTGCATAACGGTCGTCAGCACATTCCGGTGTATGTCACCGAGAACATGGTTGGTCATAAGCTGGGCGAGTTTGCGCTGACCCGCACGTTCAAAGGTCATGCTGCCAGCAAAAAGGCGAAGAGGTAAGGAGTGAGTATGGAAACCAAAGCCATCCTGCGCGGGGTGCGCCTTTCGGCCCAAAAGGGTCGTCTGGTGGCTGACCTCGTGCGCGGCAAACCGGTCGATCAGGCGCTCAACATTCTTGCCTTCTCGCCGAAGAAAGGCGCCAAGATCATTCGAAAAGTGGTCGAATCGGCAATCGCCAATGCCGAGCACAATGACGGTGCCGACATCGATACGCTCAAGATCAAGACCATCCACGTCGAGGAAGGGATGTCGCTGAAACGCTTCACCGCGCGTGCTAAGGGGCGCGGCAACCGCATCCTCAAACCCACGTGTCATGTTTATGTGACCGTCGGGGAATAAGGAGTAGATATGGGTCAGAAAATCCATCCGACCGGATTCCGCCTCGCGGTCACGCGTGATTGGGCGTCGCGCTGGTATGCCTCCAGCCGTGACTTTCCGCGCATGCTCAGTGAGGACCTGCAGGTTCGTGACTTCCTCAAAAAACGCTTGGCGCATGCATCGGTGGGCCGTGTAGTCATCGAGCGGCCCGCCAAGAACGCCCGGATTACGCTCTACAGTGCCCGTCCCGGCGTGGTCATCGGCAAAAAAGGCGAAGACATCGAGAATCTGAAGCGCGATCTGCAAAAGATCGTCGGTGTCCCGGTGCATGTGAACATCGAGGAAGTTCGCAAGCCGGAACTCGACGCTAAGCTGATCGCTGACTCGATTGCACAGCAGCTCGAAAAGCGCATTATGTTCCGCCGCGCAATGAAGCGCGCGATGCAAAACGCAATGCGCCTGGGCGCGCAAGGTATCAAGATCATGAGTTCCGGGCGCTTGAACGGCGCCGAGATTGCGCGTACCGAATGGTATCGCGAGGGTCGCGTTCCGCTTCACACCCTGCGCGCCGACATCGATTACGGTGTCTCGGAAGCGCGCACCACCTATGGTGTCATCGGTATCAAAGTGTGGGTCTACAAGGGCGATCAACTCGGCCGTAATGAACAGCCGGTCGCGGCGGAGCCCGAAGCCGAGAACCGTCGCGGGCGCCGCGCTGCGCCGCGAGCTGATGAGGCGCGCCCGGGCCGCCGCGCTGCTCGCCGCGATGCGGGCCGGCAAGAAGATAGCAGGAGTGAATGATGCTGCAGCCTACGCGCAGAAAGTATCGCAAGGAGCAGAAAGGGCGTAACACAGGCCTGGCGACCCGGGGCACAAAGGTCAGCTTCGGCGAGTTTGGGCTCAAGGCTACTGGCCGCGGGCGTCTGACCGCTCGGCAGATTGAATCCGCCCGCCGCGCCATGACGCGTCACATCAAGCGTGGTGGCCGAATCTGGATCCGTATCTTCCCGGATAAGCCGATCTCCAAAAAACCGGCCGAAGTTCGGATGGGTAACGGAAAGGGGAACCCCGAGTACTGGGTGGCCGAGATTCAGCCTGGCAAGGTGTTGTATGAAATGGACGGCGTGGACGAAGCGCTCGCCCGTGAAGCGTTCCGGCTTGCCGCTGCGAAGCTTCCGATCGACACCGTGTTCGTGACGCGCCAAGTGGGGTAAGCAAATGAAGGCGAGCGAACTTCGCGCCAAGAGCGCGGATGAATTGAATCGTGAGTTGCTTGATCTGCTGAAAGCGCAGTTTTCCCTGCGCATGCAAAAGGCGACTCAACAGCTCAGCAATACGAGCCAACTCGGAAAGGTGCGGCGCGACATCGCACGGGTGCGCACCGTGCTGCGTGAAAAGGCAGGTCAGTCATGAGTGAAGAGTCCGCAAAAGTTCGGCGCGCGCTGGTCGGGCGCGTGGTCAGCGACAAAATGCAAAAGACGGTCACCGTGTTGGTGGAGCGTCGGGTCAAGCATCCGCTGTACGGTAAGATCGTTACCCGTTCGGCGAAGTATCACGCCGATGTTGCAGAAGGCGGGGCGGCGGCTGGTGATCTGGTCGAGATTGAAGAGTGCCGGCCGATCTCTAAAACCAAGAGCTGGAAAGTGACGCGCGTTTTGGAAAAAGCTCGTGTCATCTAAGCGTTGATGTTTAAGTAAGCGCAGCTTGGCAATAGTTTGCCAAGCTGCTATACTTTTCGTCTTTGCTCCGGGGCTCCTTCGGGGCATCTACCCGAACGGGTTCCAAAACTGACCGCGCTGCGGGATAAGTTGGAGAGTTAATTCATGATTCAAATGCAATCCAGGCTGGATGTGGCCGACAATACCGGCGCGCGTTCGGTGATGTGCATCAAGGTGCTGGGTGGCTCCAAGCGTCGCTATGCCGGCATTGGTGACATCATCAAGGTGACCGTCAAAGATGCCGCGCCGCGCGGCCGTGTGAAAAAAGGCGATGTCTATAACGCCGTGGTGGTGCGTACTGCCAAGGGTGTGCGTCGCCCGGATGGGTCGCTGATCAAGTTCGACGGCAACGCTGCGGTGCTGCTCAACAACAAGCTCGAGCCGATCGGTACGCGTATTTTCGGGCCGGTAACGCGCGAGTTGCGCTCGGAGCGGTTCATGAAAATCGTCTCGCTGGCGCCGGAAGTGCTCTAAGGGGTCGTCGATATGAACAAAATCCGCAAGGGTGATGAAGTCATTGTGCTGACCGGCAAAGATCGCGGTCGTCGGGGCACGGTGTTGCGCCGGGTGGGCGAAGAGCGTGTGGTTGTCGAAGGTGTCAATCGCGTCAAGAAGCACGTTCGTCCGAATCCGATGAAAGGTGAGGTGGGGGGTATCGTCGAAAAAGAGATGCCCATCCACATTTCGAATGTTGCGCTGTTCAATGCTGCGACCCAGAAGGCGGATCGGGTTGGGGTGAAAGTGCTTGAGGATGGTCGCAAGGTGCGTTTCTTCAAGTCGAATGGCGAGCTGGTGGACGCGTAAGGAGTGGCAATGGCGCGCTTGCAGCAGTACTACAAAGAGACGGTGGTGCCCGAGCTGATCAAGCAGTTCGGTTACAAGTCCGTGATGCAGGTTCCGCGTATCACCAAGATCACGCTCAACATGGGTGTTGGTGAGGCGGTTGGCGACAAGAAAATTCTGGAAAATGCGATCGCCGACATGGCGAAGATCGCCGGTCAGAAGCCGGTAGCGACCCGCGCGCGTAAGTCGATTGCGGGTTTCAAAATTCGCGATGGTTATCCGATCGGTTGCATGGTGACGCTACGTGGTCCGCGTATGTTCGAGTTTTTGGATCGCCTGATCACCGTGGCCATGCCTCGTATCCGTGACTTTCGCGGCATTGCTGCCAAGGGTTTCGATGGCCGCGGCAATTACAACCTCGGCGTCAAAGAGCAGATCATTTTCCCGGAAATCGAGTACGACAAGATCGATGCGCTCCGTGGAATGAACATCAGCATCACGACGACGGCGAAAACCGACCAGGAAGCGCGTGCGCTGCTGGCGGCGTTCAAATTCCCGTTCAAGAATTGAGGGTGATATGGCGAAACTGGCTCTGATCAATCGCGAAGACAAGCGTCGCAAGCTGGTTGCTAAGTTTGCCGCCAAGCGGGCTGCGTTGGTCGCGCAGGTCAAGGACACGTCTTTGTCCGAAGAAGAGCGTATGGCGGCGCGTTTGAAACTTCAGCAACTGCCGCGCAATGCCAACCCGACGCGCGTGCGCAACCGCTGCAGTCTGACTGGTCGTCCGCGTGGGGTGTTCCGCAAGTTCGGTTTGTGTCGCAATAAGCTGCGCGAGATCGCGTTCCGCGGCGAAGTGCCGGGCATGACCAAGGCGAGCTGGTAAGGAGAGAGCAAAAATGAGTATGTCCGATCCGATCGCCGATATGCTGACCCGCATCCGTAACGCTCAGCAAGCTCAAAAAGCGCGGGTGAGCATGCCGTCGTCCAAGCTCAAGGTGGCGATTGCCCGTGTGCTCAAGGATGAAGGTTATATCGAAAGCTATGCGGTGCATGAAAACGGCGGAAAGGCCGAACTTGATGTCGAGCTGAAGTATTACGCCGGACGTCCGGTGATTGAGCGCATCGAGCGTGTCAGTCGGCCGGGGCTGCGTATCTACAAGGGCAGCAACGAATTGCCGCGCGTGATGAACGGTTTGGGGGTTGCCATCGTGTCGACACCGAAAGGTGTGATGACCGATCGCGCCGCGCGCGCCAGTCGTGTTGGTGGCGAAGTGCTCTGCGTGGTCGCTTAAAGGGGGTGCCATGTCTCGTGTAGCAAAAAATCCGGTGGCCATTCCCGCGGGAGTCGAGGTCACCATCGGTGGCGCTGAAATTTCGGTCAAGGGCCCGCTGGGGACGATTAGCCGGCCGTTGCATCCTGCGGTTGCGGTTGCGCGTGAAGGTAACGTCGTGGTGTGCAAGGCGGTAGACGGCGCGGAGAATGCGCGCGCCATGAGCGGTACGATGCGCGCGCTGATCAACAACATGGTGATCGGTGTTTCCAAGGGCTTCGAGCGCAAGCTCTCGCTGGTGGGCGTGGGGTATCGTGCCCAGGCGCAAGGCGACACCTTGAATCTGTCGCTGGGCTTCTCCCACCCTGTGGTGCACAAGATGCCTGCAGGCGTGAAGGTGGAAACCCCGTCGCAGACCGAGATCGTCATCAAGGGGATCGACAAGCAGCAAGTCGGTCAGGTTGCGGCCGAAGTTCGTGCCTATCGCGCTCCTGAGCCCTACAAGGGCAAGGGCGTCCGCTATGCGGATGAAGTGGTGGTGCTCAAGGAAACCAAGAAGAAGTAAGGCGGTTCGTCATGGACAAAAAACAAGCTCGTCTTCGCCGTGCGCGCAAAACTCGCGCCAAGATTGCGGAGCTGAAGGCGGTTCGCCTGACCGTGTTCCGTTCCAATTGCCATATTTACGCACAAATCATCTCCGGTTGCGGCTCGCGTGTGCTGGCTGCCGCGTCGACCGTGGAGCCGGCCGTACGCGCCCAGGTGTCCAATGGCGGCAACAAGCAGGCGGCAGAAGTGGTCGGCAAGTTGATTGCCGAGCGTGCCAAGGCTGCCGGTATCGAGCAGGTGGCGTTCGACCGCTCGGGTTTCCTGTATCACGGTCGCGTCAAGGCGCTGGCCGAGGCTGCCCGTGAAGGCGGCCTCAAGTTCTAAGCGAGGAATCGAATGGCTAAGCAGCAAAGCAAGCGCCCGCAAGCCGCAGACGAGCGTGATGACGGTTTGCGGGAGAAAATGGTCGCAATCAATCGTGTGACCAAGGTCGTCAAGGGCGGTCGCATTCTCGGTTTCGCCGCGCTGACCGTGGTCGGCGACGGTGACGGTGGTATCGGTATGGGCAAGGGCAAGTCCCGCGAAGTGCCTGTGGCGGTGCAAAAAGCGATGGATGAGGCGCGCCGCAAAATGACCAAGGTGCCGCTCAAGAACGGCACGCTGCAGCATACGGTGATCGGCAAGCACGGTGCGGCGTCGGTGTTGATGCAGCCGGCTCCCTCCGGCACCGGCATCATCGCCGGCGGCCCGATGCGCGCGGTATTCGAGGTGATGGGCGTGACCGACATCATTTGCAAGTGTATCGGCTCGACCAATCCGTACAACGTGGTGCGCGCCACGCTCAACGGCCTGATGGCGATCAACACCCCGGCAGAAATTGCCGCCAAGCGTGGCAAGACTGTCGAAGAGATTCTGGGGTAAGCGATGTCAGACAAGAAACTCAAGGTTACGCTGGTTAAAAGCGTGATCGGTACCAAACAGTCCCATCGTGCCACCGTTCGTGGCTTGGGCCTGCGTCGACTCAACCAAACGGTTGAGCTGCAGGACACCCCGCAAGTTCGTGGCATGATCAACAAAGTGTCCTACCTGGTGAAGTGCGAGGCGTAAATGCGACTGAATACCATCAAGCCCGGTGCAGGCTCCAAATCGCCGGCTAAACGCGTGGGTCGCGGCATCGGTAGCGGGCTCGGTAAGACCTGCGGTCGCGGCCATAAGGGTCAAAAGTCCCGCTCCGGCGGCTTTCACAAGACCGGTTTCGAGGGCGGCCAGATGCCCTTGCAGCGTCGTCTGCCCAAGCGCGGCTTCGTGTCGCTGACTGGTTCGCGCAACGCCGAGGTGCGGTTGTCCGAGTTGGATAAGTTGCCGGTGGAAGACGTGGATCTGCTGGTGCTCAAGCAGGCTGGCGTCGTGCCGGCTGATGCACTGTCGGCCAAGGTGGTGCTGTCCGGAGAGATCAAACGTAAGGTCAACCTGCGTGGCGTTGGTGCCACCAAGGGTGCCCGTGCAGCGATCGAAGCCGCCGGCGGTACCGTCGCGGTGGCTGAGTAACGGTCGAGGTCGGTTGTGGCCACTCCTTCCGCCACGCTCGGGAGCACAGGAAAGTTCGGCGATCTCAAGCGCCGTATCCTGTTCCTCCTGGGCGCGCTGATCGTCTATCGCATTGGTGCGCACATCCCGGTCCCTGGTATCGACCCAGACAAGCTGGCTGAGCTTTTTCAGTCTCAGGCTGGCGGTATTCTGGGCGTGTTCAACCTGTTTTCCGGCGGGGCGCTGTCGCGTTTCACGATTTTCGCGCTGGGGATCATGCCGTACATCTCGGCCTCCATCATCATGCAGTTGATGACGGTGGCCGTCCCCGCATTGGAGCAGCTCAAGAAAGAAGGCGAGGCGGGGCGGCGCAAGATCACGCAGTACACCCGCTATGGCACGGTGTTGCTGGCTACTGCCCAATCCTTGGGGATGGCGCTTGCCCTGGAAGGGCAGCCAGGGCTGGTGCTGGATCCAGGACTGATGTTCCGTTTCGTGACCGTTGCAACGCTCGTCACCGGTACGATGTTCCTGATGTGGCTCGGCGAGCAGATTACCGAGCGCGGTATTGGCAACGGCATCTCGCTGATCATCTTCGCGGGGATCGCGGCGGGATTGCCGAGCGCGATTGGCGGTTTGTTCGAGTTGGTCCGCACCGGGGCAATGCATCCCTTCACTGCGTTGTTCATTTGTGTGCTGGTGGTGTTGGTGACCGCGTTCGTGGTGTTTGTCGAACGCGGGCAGCGGAAGATTCTCGTGAACTACGCCAAGCGTCAGGTCGGCAACAAGGTGTATGGCGGGCAGTCGTCCCATCTGCCATTGAAGCTGAATATGTCGGGTGTCATTCCGCCGATCTTCGCGTCCAGCATCATTCTGTTCCCGGCAACGTTGGGGCAGTGGTTTGGCTCTTCTGAAGGGATGTATTGGCTGCGCGATATCGCCGCCACCCTCTCTCCGGGGCAGCCGATCTACGTGATGCTCTATGCGCTGGCGATCGTGTTTTTCTGCTTCTTTTACACGGCGCTGGTGTTCAACGCGCGCGAGACTGCCGATAACTTGAAGAAGAGTGGGGCGTTCGTGCCGGGGATTCGTCCTGGCGATCAGACGGCACGTTACATCGACAAGATTTTGTCGCGGCTTACGCTGGCTGGCGCGGTGTACATCACCCTGGTGTGCCTGCTGCCTGAGTTTCTGATCCTCAAGTGGAATGTGCCGTTTTACTTCGGGGGGACATCGCTACTGATCATCGTGGTGGTGACCATGGACTTTATGGCTCAGGTTCAGGCTTACGTGATGTCTCATCAGTATGAAAGCCTGCTGAAGAAGGCCAACTTCAAGGGTGCGGGTCTTCCGCTCAGGTAAGCGATGGCGAAGGAAGATGTGATCGAAATGCAGGGCGAGGTCACCGAGAACCTCCCCAACGCGACGTTCCGCGTTCGGCTCGAAAATGGCCACATGGTCCTCGGGCACATCTCGGGCAAGATGCGGATGCACTATATCCGTATTTTGCCGGGCGACAAGGTTACCGTACAACTGACGCCCTATGACCTGACCAAGGGCCGGATCGTGTTCCGGACCAAGTGAATTTAGATACAGGAGCAAGAACATGAGAGTCCAGGCTTCGGTCAAGCGGCTGTGCCGCAATTGCAAGATCATCCGTCGCAAAGGGGTGGTGCGGGTCATTTGCACCGACCCGCGCCACAAGCAGCGCCAGGGTTGATCTTCTTAGTTCAAGGCATTAAAATTTAATGTTTCGCTTTTTGGGGTAATCGGATGGCCCGTATTGCTGGGGTAAACATTCCCAACCACAAGCATGCCGAGATCGCGCTCACCAGCATCTATGGGATCGGCCGTTCTCGCGCTCAAAAAATTTGCGACGCTGCGGGGGTTGCGCGCTCGGCCAAGATCAAGGATTTGACTGAGTCCGACATGGAAAAGCTGCGCGACGAAGTAGCGAAGTTCGTTGTTGAAGGCGACCTTCGTCGTGAAGTGACGATGAATATCAAGCGGCTCATGGACCTCGGTTGCTACCGTGGCGTGCGCCATCGTCGTGGGCTGCCGGTGCGCGGCCAGCGTACCCGAACCAACGCCCGTACCCGCAAGGGGCCGCGTAAGCCGATCGCCGGCAAGAAGTGATAGGAACAGACCACTATGGCTAAGTCCGCTGCAAAGGTTCGCAAGAAGGTCAAAAAGAACGTCGCCGAAGGGATTGCGCACGTTCACGCGAGCTTCAATAACACCATCATTACCATTACCGATCGTCAGGGTAACGCGCTGTCCTGGGCCACGTCGGGCGGGGCCGGCTTCAAGGGTTCCCGCAAAAGTACCCCCTTTGCCGCCCAGGTGGCGGCCGAAGCGGCCGGCCGTGCAGCGCAGGAGTGCGGTGTGAAGAATCTGGAAGTGCGCATCAAAGGGCCGGGCCCCGGGCGTGAATCCGCAGTCCGTGCGCTCAATGCGCTGGGCATGAAGATTTCCAGTATCACCGACATTACCCCGATCCCGCACAACGGTTGCCGCCCGCCCAAGAAGCGCCGTATCTGACAAGGAGTTGAAACGTGGCTCGTAATCTCGATCCCAAGTGCCGTCAGTGCCGTCGCGAAGGCGAAAAGCTGTTTCTGAAGGGCGAAAAGTGCTTCACCGACAAGTGCGCCATTGAGCGGCGTGCTTATGCCCCCGGTCAGCATGGACAGCGTTCTGGTCAACGGCTGTCCGGTTACGGCGTGCAGTTGCGCGAGAAGCAGAAGATTCGCCGTCTCTATGGTGTTTTGGAGCGGCAGTTCCGTAAGGTGTATGCGGAAGCTGATCGTCGCCGTGGGCAAACCGGCGAAAACCTTCTGCAACTGCTCGAAGGGCGCCTCGATTCGGTCGCCTACCGTATGGGGTTCGGCGCCTCGCGTGCGGAGGCGCGCCAAGTGGTGCGTCACAATGGCGTGTTGGTCAATGGCAAGCGCACCAATATCCCGTCGTATACGGTCAAGCCCGGCGATGTCATCGAATTGACCGAGCGCGCGCGTAATTCGCTGCGCGTCAAAGCGGCTATCGAAGCCGCCGAATCGCGCGGATTCCCCGAGTGGCTGGAAGTCGACGTCAAAGCCGGCAAAGGCGTGTTTAAAGCCTATCCGCAGCGCGCCGAGCTGCCGTCGACCATCAATGAAAGCCTGGTGGTGGAACTCTACTCCCGTTGAGGCGGGACGCTAGCGTTCCCCTAAATTCGAGGAAATGCCGATGCAAAGCAATGCGCTGCTGAAACCCCGCATCATCGACGTGCAGAACGTCTCGCCGGTTCAGGCGCGTGTGGTCATGGAACCGTTCGAACGTGGTTTTGGCCATACCCTTGGGAATGCGCTCCGTCGCATCCTTCTGTCATCGCTGCCGGGCTACGCGCCGACCGAAGTATCCATCGAGGGCGTGTTGCACGAGTATTCCACGCTGGATGGTGTCCGTGAGGACGTCGTGGATTTGCTGCTCAACCTCAAGGGGGTGGTGCTCAAGCTACACAACCGCAAAGAGGCTACGCTGCGCTTGGTCAAGTCGGGCGAAGGTGTGGTGACGGCGGCGGATATCGAAGCCAGCCACGACGTGGAGATCATCAACCCCGACCATGTCATTGCCCATCTGGCGCCCGGTGGCAAGCTCGACATGCAGATCAAGGTCGAAGAAGGCCGCGGTTACGTGCCGGGTAATGTCCGGCCGCATCAGGGAGAGTCGAAGACCATCGGCCGTATCGTGCTCGATGCCTCGTTCAGCCCGGTGCGGCGCGTAAGCTATCTGGTCGAAAGCGCGCGTGTGGAACAGCGTACCGACTTGGATCGGCTGGTGATCGATATCGAAACCAACGGCGCGGTCGAACCGGAGGAAGCCATCCGTTATTCCGCTCGGGTTCTCATGGATCAGCTCTCGGTGTTCGCCGATCTCGAAGGTACGCCGGCCGATGTCGAACCGCCGAAGGCGCAGACGATCGATCCGGTGCTACTTCGTCCGGTGGACGATCTGGAACTTACGGTGCGTTCGGCCAATTGCTTGAAGGCCGAAAACATCTATTACATCGGTGATCTGATCCAGCGCACCGAGACCGAGCTGCTCAAGACGCCTAATCTGGGTCGTAAGTCGCTCAATGAGATCAAGGAAGTGTTGGCCTCCCGTGGGCTGACCCTCGGTATGAAACTGGAAAACTGGCCGCCGGCCGGGCTGGAAAAGCTCGGTTGAACGCCGGTCGGTCAAGTGAGGTAATGAAATGCGTCACCGTAATGGTCTTCGCAAACTGAATCGTACCAGCAGCCATCGTCAGGCCATGCTCCGCAACATGGCTAACTCGTTGCTGCAGCACGAAGTGATCAAAACCACGTTGCCCAAGGCAAAAGAGCTGCGTCGTGTGGTCGAGCCGCTCATTACCTTGGGTAAGAAACCCAGTGTGGCGAATCGACGTTTGGCCTTCAGCCGGCTGCGTGATCGT
Coding sequences:
- the rpsD gene encoding 30S ribosomal protein S4; its protein translation is MARNLDPKCRQCRREGEKLFLKGEKCFTDKCAIERRAYAPGQHGQRSGQRLSGYGVQLREKQKIRRLYGVLERQFRKVYAEADRRRGQTGENLLQLLEGRLDSVAYRMGFGASRAEARQVVRHNGVLVNGKRTNIPSYTVKPGDVIELTERARNSLRVKAAIEAAESRGFPEWLEVDVKAGKGVFKAYPQRAELPSTINESLVVELYSR
- the rpsK gene encoding 30S ribosomal protein S11; translated protein: MAKSAAKVRKKVKKNVAEGIAHVHASFNNTIITITDRQGNALSWATSGGAGFKGSRKSTPFAAQVAAEAAGRAAQECGVKNLEVRIKGPGPGRESAVRALNALGMKISSITDITPIPHNGCRPPKKRRI
- the rpsM gene encoding 30S ribosomal protein S13 — encoded protein: MARIAGVNIPNHKHAEIALTSIYGIGRSRAQKICDAAGVARSAKIKDLTESDMEKLRDEVAKFVVEGDLRREVTMNIKRLMDLGCYRGVRHRRGLPVRGQRTRTNARTRKGPRKPIAGKK
- the rplQ gene encoding 50S ribosomal protein L17, with the translated sequence MRHRNGLRKLNRTSSHRQAMLRNMANSLLQHEVIKTTLPKAKELRRVVEPLITLGKKPSVANRRLAFSRLRDRDMVVKLFDELGPRYAARQGGYLRILKFGFREGDNAPMAVVELLDRPESTAESAQTETEAAAA